From Streptobacillus ratti, the proteins below share one genomic window:
- a CDS encoding type III pantothenate kinase yields MILGFDIGNTHICPIIYDDNGKILEKFRIPSKANLTEDTLYATLKTLCDFKKIDLNKIDDVIYSSVVPHLNNIFNYLAKKYFNCEPYILNVDNIDENLLTFTTNTERNLGADRIATILAMKKYIKDNECIIIDFGTATTFEVIKDNKYLGGAILPGIDLSINALFQNTAKLPKITFEKPNEVLGNTTVTQINIGIYYSNIGAIKELINQYKNIYPNSYIVSTGGQGKIITEDLKDFIDEYKPNLCEDGIFEFYKYIKSKSRN; encoded by the coding sequence ATGATACTTGGTTTTGATATTGGAAATACACATATTTGTCCAATAATATATGATGACAATGGTAAAATACTAGAAAAATTTAGAATTCCTAGTAAAGCAAATTTAACTGAAGATACTTTATATGCTACACTAAAAACTTTATGTGATTTTAAGAAAATAGATTTAAATAAAATAGATGATGTTATATATTCATCAGTTGTGCCACATTTAAATAATATTTTTAACTATCTAGCAAAAAAATATTTTAACTGTGAACCATATATATTAAATGTAGATAACATTGATGAGAATTTACTTACATTTACTACTAATACTGAAAGAAATTTAGGAGCAGATAGAATCGCAACTATACTTGCTATGAAAAAATATATAAAAGATAATGAATGTATAATAATAGATTTTGGAACTGCAACTACTTTTGAGGTTATAAAAGATAATAAATATCTTGGTGGTGCAATACTTCCAGGTATAGATTTATCTATAAATGCACTATTTCAAAATACTGCTAAATTACCTAAAATTACTTTTGAAAAACCAAATGAAGTACTTGGAAACACAACAGTTACACAAATCAATATAGGTATATATTATTCTAATATTGGTGCTATAAAAGAATTAATCAATCAGTATAAAAATATATATCCTAATTCATATATAGTTTCAACTGGTGGACAAGGAAAAATAATTACAGAAGATCTTAAAGATTTTATTGATGAATATAAGCCAAATCTATGTGAAGACGGAATATTTGAATTTTATAAATATATAAAAAGCAAAAGCAGGAATTAA
- a CDS encoding prepilin-type N-terminal cleavage/methylation domain-containing protein: MRKKKNKGFTLIEIITVIAIIGILASISVPKISKYIDKANETKIFSAVSELNNLYILMNLDGKNDADIYKVLGEAENLGVNINSGSNNFTVGRFKGEFLIENEKIIANVTEPEIATYTISGKRK, encoded by the coding sequence ATGAGAAAGAAAAAGAATAAAGGTTTTACCTTAATAGAAATTATTACTGTTATAGCTATTATTGGAATACTTGCTAGTATTTCAGTTCCTAAAATTAGTAAATATATAGATAAGGCTAATGAAACTAAGATATTTTCAGCAGTATCTGAATTAAATAATTTATATATACTCATGAATTTAGATGGAAAAAATGATGCTGATATATATAAGGTGTTGGGGGAAGCAGAAAATTTAGGAGTAAATATTAATAGTGGGAGTAATAATTTTACTGTAGGGAGGTTTAAAGGGGAATTTTTAATTGAAAATGAAAAAATCATTGCAAATGTAACAGAGCCAGAAATTGCCACATATACTATTAGTGGTAAA